GACAGCCTTCATTGGTTGCAACGCCACCAGCAATCTCACCAGGTCATAGGCGGTGATTGGCCACGCCGCAGCGTAGCTGCCTTGAGCGCCGTGCAACGCCTGCTCGACGGGAAAACGCCGGATTGCGCCACCGAGTGTTAAGTCGCTGACACACTCCATGCACCTAAGTGCCCGTTACTGGGCGTCGCTCGCCCGCCCGGGGGCGGAGTGTCACGCCGGTGAAACAGCCCCGCAAGCCCGTTTGAGGGGGTAAACACTCCCCGAGGCTCGCATTGCCCGAGCGTCTGTCTCATCGCTGAAACAGCGGATTCCTGGCGCCCTCACCTTTGCAACGCAACCCATTGATTCTCAAGAATTAACAAAAACCGGCACATCTTCTGCTTTCTTCCCGGCAACGCTGAGCAGGGCCAGCGACCTGAAGAAGGAATTGCCATCGTGAGGACACCGAAAAAAGGCATCAATAGCCTCCTGCTGGTCGGTTGCGCACTGGCCTGCGGCGTGAGCGTGCCCGTGTACGCCGACAACGGCATCATCGTCATCACCCGCGATGTGCAACCGCGCATCGCCACGACCCGCCCCCTTGCCCCCGACCCTTACCCGACCACCGCCAATGCCAACCCGTCGGCGCATATCCTCACCCAGACCAACGAGCTGAGTGATGGTGACTTCGCCGGCATCAGCAGCGGTTCGGGCATCAGCACCCTGATCACCCAGCAGACCAACAACATGGGCGCCAACATCAGCACCCAGAGCCAATTGCCGAACCTGGCCGGTGGGCGCGGTGCCGGGTCCGGCGGCAACGGCATCTCCAACATGGTCAACTCCGGCGTGCAAAAGGGCATGGGCGCGCTGAATATCCTGACCCGAGGCCAGTGACATGAAGCACACCATGTTGCTTCTGGCCGCGCTGTGCAGTGCGTCGGCCTTTGCCCAGGGCCCAGTGGTCAACAACGCCAATATCGACAACTCCGGGGCCCAGTACCAGGGCAACGTCGGTGTCAACCAGGCCGCCGGCGACCAGCAGCAACAGGCCAACGCCCGGGCCTTCGCCATTGGCCATGACGCCAATGCCAGCACCCAGATCCGCCAGCGGCTGCGCAGCCAGGTCGACCCCACAGTCGACGCCCAGGCCAGTATCAAGGGTGATTCGTTCAGCCACGGCAGTGGCGCACTGGGTGTCAACCAGAGCGCCGGTGCCGCCAACCAGCAAGCCAACGCACTGCGCATCAGCATCAGTGCCCAGCCGCAAAGCATCGACGACAGCGTCCTTCTGCAACAGAACGTGGCGCTGATCAACAGCTCCGATCCGACTGACCTCACACCCGGCCATCGCCAGGTCACTACCAGTGACCAGGCATTCACCGGTAGCCGTGGGGTGGTTCAGTTGAATCAGAGCGCCGGGGTGGGGAACCAGACGGCTAACACCCTGAGCGTACGGGTCGCCAATTGACCCAAACAGGTAAGAACAACACTTAACCTAAAATAAAGTACGGAGAATCACCATGAAACCCTCGATGGCACTCAAGCCTCTGGTTTTCGCAATTGCTGCGGTCATGGCTGTTGCTGTACAAGCTGGGCAGAATGATCGGCGTGGCAACCACCACGGTCACTATGACCCACCTCCAACCAAGGTAAGCGTCACCGCCACCGCCAAGGCGACTGACGTGCAAAGAAGTACCAACAACAAGATCAAGAACGAAGGCACCATCAACAATGCCGAGATGAGCAGCTCCGCCGCCGGTGCGAGTGGCAACGTCGGGGTCAACGTGGCGGCCGGTAACGGCAACCAACAAGACAACGCCGCCGCCATCGCCAACGCCGGCTCCGATCTCGGTGACCGGGACAATGCCTTCGTCTTCGGCAATGCCACTGCAACCGCCAAGGTCGACCAGACCAGCACCAACAACAAGGTCTATAACTGGTCGACCCAGAACTCCGCCGTCATGAGTGGTTCGGGTGATGGCAGCAGCGGCAACGTGGGTATCAACATTGCCGGTGGTGATCTCAACCAGCAAAAAAACACCATGGCCATTGCCAACAGCAACGCGCCACTGGGTAATGCGACCGCCACTGCCTCCGCCAACCAGAATGGCCCTGGCCTGGTAGTGGAAAACAACGCCGACCGCACCTACCGTGTGGACACGCTGACCTTCACTACCACGAAGAGCGGTTCGTCCTCGCGTAGCGGTTCGTTCGACGCCAGTGTCGACAAGAGCTCCAGCTCCAGCTTCAGCGTAGCGGGCAACAGCAGCAGCAGTGCCAGCGGCTCCCACAGCAGCAGCTCAAGTGGTTCGAGCAGCAGCAGCGCCAGTGGCTCGCACAGCAGCAGCGCCAGCGGCTCCAACGACTGGACTGCCAATGGTTCCAGCAGCTCGAATGCCAGTGGTTCGTCGAGCCGCGACCACAGCTCGTCGTCTAGCGCTTCGCTGAACGCCTCGCTGGATGCCAGCGCTTCGGGCAGTGCTTCTTCGTCCGAAACCGCCGGTCGCTTCACCCGCTCTCGCAGCGCCGAGTTCGATGCTTCTCTGAACGCCTCGCTCGATGCGTCGATCGACAAGTCGCACGAGTCGTCCAGCAACTCGTCCTACGACAAGTCCCGTGACTCGTCGTTCGACAAGTCGTTCAGCTCTTCGTATGACCGCAGCCGTGACTCGTCGTATGACAAGTCTCGCGATTCTTCGTACGAAAAAGCACACGAATCGGCGTGGGAAAAAGCCAACGCTTCGGCCTTCGAGAAATCCGGCGAGAAATCTTCGGAGTCTTCGGACAGCATCTCGAAGAGCTACAACGAAGCCAGCGATTTCTCGCTTAGCAACTCCGTCTCGTTCCAAGTGCTGACCCCGACCGGCTGGGCCAACCCTGTGACCAACACCGCAACCCTGAGTGGTTCGGTCAACGGTGGCAGCGGCAACCTGGGCGTCAACGTGGCAGCCGGTGTGGGCAACCAGCAGAGCAACTCGCTGGCCATCTCCAACACCTCGATGTAACAGCCGTGGCCTGGAGGCCCCCCTCGGGGGGCCTTCTTCACGAGGGAACCAGGGGGGACAGGGAAAATGCGCATTATCGCCTTGGTATTTTTGCTGTGCGTGGCCAGTGTGAGCGAGGCCGCCCAGATGCCGCTGTCCGTATTGCCGGGTGGCGCAATGATCTACAAGCCAGTGCAAAGCATCCGCGAGCGTAAATTCGTCGACCTGGTGCAACAGAAGACCGACTTCAGCTGCGGCGCCGCGGCGCTGGCAACCATCCTGCGTCAGGCCTACTGGCTCGACGTCGATGAAGAACACATCATCAAGGGCATGCTCGAACATGCCGACCAGGACCTGGTGCGGGTCCAGGGCTTCTCCATGCTCGACATGAAGCGCTACGTGGAAAGCCTCGGCATGCGCGCCCGCGGTTACCGGGTGGCCCCCGAGACCTTGAACAGCATCCGCATCCCCGTGGTGGTGCTGATGGACATCCGCGGCTACAAGCACTTCGTGGTCATGCAGCGGGTCGACAAAGGCTGGGTCTATATCGGTGACCCGGTGCTCGGCCACAAACGCTTCACGGTCGAGGACTTCGTCAAGGGCTGGAACGGCATCATCTTCGCCGTCATCGGCCAGGGCTACGACAAGAGCAACGCCTTGCTCGACCCACCGCTGCCGCTGTCCGCCAAGAACCGCATCAATAACTTCACCCCGGTGCAAGACGCTGAGCTGATCGATTTCGGCTTCATCCGCAGCGACTTCTTCTGATGAAAAGGAGCACCACGCTCCGGGAGCATCCCATGAATACGCGAACCTGGCTGGCACTGGCGTGCCTGGCCGCCAGCCTGTCGACTCAGGCAGAGACCTTCAAGCCCATCGAACTGAAAGACCAGGAACTGGCCAACCTGCGCGGCCGCTACGTGTTGCCGGGGCGCATCGTCAGTTTCGGCATCGTCATGACCAGCACCTGGCAGAACGCCAATGGCGAGGTGATCGGCGCCACGTCCTCGATGCAGATCCAGCATTCGACCATCACGCCGCAGTTCTATGTGTCGATGATCAATGAAAAAGGCAATGGTTCCTCCTCTTCGCAGAGCACTGGAACCGGCACAGTGACGGGTGGTTCCGGCCTCGGCACCAC
This genomic stretch from Pseudomonas entomophila L48 harbors:
- a CDS encoding C39 family peptidase translates to MRIIALVFLLCVASVSEAAQMPLSVLPGGAMIYKPVQSIRERKFVDLVQQKTDFSCGAAALATILRQAYWLDVDEEHIIKGMLEHADQDLVRVQGFSMLDMKRYVESLGMRARGYRVAPETLNSIRIPVVVLMDIRGYKHFVVMQRVDKGWVYIGDPVLGHKRFTVEDFVKGWNGIIFAVIGQGYDKSNALLDPPLPLSAKNRINNFTPVQDAELIDFGFIRSDFF